The following are encoded in a window of Impatiens glandulifera chromosome 5, dImpGla2.1, whole genome shotgun sequence genomic DNA:
- the LOC124939996 gene encoding plastid division protein PDV2 codes for MDEDGIQLAMARASELRTKITKCIHNASAQQTVNKLQQGAEKENGYSDGIRSKGAEANGVSEEEDDEEGVDSLLNIRDALASLEGQLASLQELQQQQWYEKESALSEIELSRKKLLKKLKEYRGKDFQVIYEATCFASETVEVSNDLLLPPYPSRPPQSSSLSESHFPAQRKFGQNGIILSTAPSEEKIPSDCEAKKSFQGFRFFINATAKTMLMIVGLVSVLQLTGFEPRLRRRDAEFNLFRIFQNEESGGERKTVGECPPGKVLLVENGEMRCIVKERVEVPFEAVAVAKPDVSFGCG; via the exons ATGGATGAAGATGGCATTCAATTGGCCATGGCTCGAGCTTCGGAACTCAGGACCAAGATCACCAAATGCATCCACAATGCATCGGCTCAGCAGACGGTGAACAAGCTACAGCAAGGTGCAGAGAAAGAGAATGGATACAGTGATGGGATTCGCTCCAAGGGAGCTGAAGCAAACGGCGTCagcgaagaagaagatgatgaagaaggaGTCGATAGCCTTTTGAACATACGCGACGCTCTTGCATCTCTAGAAGGCCAGCTCGCTTCGTTGCAG GAACTTCAGCAGCAACAATGGTACGAGAAAGAATCAGCTCTGTCGGAAATCGAACTCAGCCGCAAGAAGCTGCTTAAGAAACTAAAGGAGTACAGAGGCAAAGATTTTCAAGTTATATATGAGGCGACATGTTTTGCCAGTGAAACGGTTGAAGTTAGCAACGATCTCCTTCTTCCTCCATATCCCAGCAGGCCACCACAGTCATCCTCCTTATCGGAATCTCACTTTCCAGCCCAACGGAAGTTTGGTCAAAATGGAATCATCTTATCTACAGCTCCATCAGAGGAGAAGATTCCTTCAGATTGTGAAGCTAAGAAATCATTCCAAGGGTTTAGATTCTTCATCAATGCAACGGCTAAAACAATGCTTATGATTGTTGGTTTAGTTTCTGTCCTGCAATTAACTGGATTTGAACCGAGGCTGAGGAGGAGGGATGCAGAATTCAATCTATTCAGGATCTTTCAAAATGAAGAAAGTGGAGGGGAGAGAAAGACTGTGGGTGAATGTCCTCCGGGGAAGGTATTGTTAGTGGAAAATGGTGAAATGCGTTGTATTGTGAAAGAGAGAGTTGAAGTTCCGTTTGAAGCGGTTGCTGTCGCTAAACCTGATGTAAGCTTCGGATGTGGATAA